Part of the Cellulomonas hominis genome, CGTCGGCCCCTACCCGGTCTCGCTGATCGGCATGCCCGGCGACACGATGTCGAACCTCGCCCCGCCCACCGCGCCGGTCGTCGGGTTCGCGGTCGCGCAGGTCGCCGGGGTGCTCGTGTTCCGGGACGCGCTGGGCCGCTGGGCGGGGCGGTCGCGGCTGGTGCGCTGGGCGGGGGCCCGGTCGATGGGGCTGTACCTGTGGCACCTCACGGCGATGTTCGCGGTGTCCGGCGTGGTCCTGCTCGGCGTCGGCGCGGCCCTGCCGGAGCCGTGGACCTGGGACTGGTGGGTGTCCCGCGCGGGCTACCTCGGCGCGGCGTGGGGGGTGCTGGTGGCGGTCGTGGCGGTGACGGACCGCCTGGCCGGGTCGCGCGCGCGTGCGCCGCTCGCCCGGCCCGCGGTCAGTACCCCATGAGCGCGGGCACCGCCGCGAGCACCGCGGCGCACCCCGCGGCGCACCCCGCGGCGAGCCCGGCGACGACGCCCCAGGCGACCGCCCGCCGCCGGCCCCGCCCCACGAGCAGCACGAGCAGCGCCAGCAGCGTCGACCCGACCAGCAGCCCCGTGGCCAGCGCGCCCGCCCCGCGCCGGCCGCCGTCCGTGCAGGGCCGCGTCCCCGGGTACACCGCGGGGCAGATCATGTCGGGCGGGAAGGGCACGGAGTGCAGCCACACCGAGGCCAGCGCGCCGGCGAGCAGCAGCAGCGCGACCGTCGCGGGGGCCAGGCGGCTGCGGCGCAGCGCGGCGTCGACGTCGGTGGCCATGGCCCCGACCGTACCGATGCCCGGTCCGCGCGCGGGAGGCGTCCAGGGAACGTCCAGCCGTTCGTGCTCGACTGGCTCCGTGCACCAGGACCGTGTCGACGACGACCTGCCCGACCTCGACCCCGCCGCGTGGCGGGTGGAGCGCGCGGGGCTGGTGGACGTCAACCCCGTCGCCCGGATGCTCGCGGAGCACCGGCCGTTCATCGACCTCGACGGCGACGGCGAGCCCGACGAGGTCCCCCACCCGGAGCACTCCGGCCCGGCCGCGCGCCTGGTCCTGAGCCTGGGTGCCCTGGAGCACGGCGAGGTCTGGCTGGCGCGGCAGGGCGCCGAGGTCGCCGCGGTGGCCGTGTGGCTGCCGCCGGACGCCGACCACCTCGCCGCCGACCTGCACCGCGAGGTCACCCGCGAGCTCGGCACCCCGCCCGAGCGCGACCCGGAGCCCGCGCACGCCCCGCTGCGCTCGCTGGTCGGCGCGACGGCGCACACGCTCGCCCTGGCGCGCGACTCGGACGCCCGGCGGGTGCTGACCGTCCTCGCGGACGCCGGCCGGGTGCCGGGGGAGCGGCGGGCCGCGCTGCTGGCCGACGTGCTCGCCCCGGTCCTCGACGCCGAGGGCGCGGCGGGCCGGGAGGTCCTCGCGGTGACCGTCGACCCGGCGCAGGTCGCGGACCTCGAGGCGCTCGGCTTCACGGAGGCGGGCCGGACGCCGCTGGGCGCCGCGACGCTCTGGCTGGGGGCGCGGCGGCCGGCGGCGCTCGCCGGGGCGGCCGGCCGGTCGGGCGCGCTGCTGGCCTGAGCGGGGGACGACCCCCCGCCTCAGCCCGCGACGGCCACCGCGTACCCCGCGGCGTCCTCCTCCAGGTCCCCGGTCTCGCCCTCGCGGACCGCCCGGCGGCCGAGCGCGATCGTGTACGTCCAGAACGCGGCCAGCGCGACCGCCCCGACGACGATCTTCAGCCACCACGGCAGCGACGACCCGGTGACGAAGCCCTCCACGAGCCCGGACAGCGCGAGCGCGCCGACCAGCCCGATCGCCACGGTGATGGTCGACCGGCCCTCCTCGGCCAGCGCCCGCCCGCGCGGCCGGCCGCCCGGGTCCACCCAGGTCCAGCACAGCCGCAGCCCGGCGGCCCCGGCCACGAAGATCGCGGTGAGCTCCAGCAGGCCGTGCGGGGCGATCAGCGTGAGGAACACGTCCAGGCTGCCGTGCGCGGCCATCATGCCGCCGGTCGCGCCGACGTTGACGGCGTTCTGCGCGAGCACGTACAGCGGGCCGATCCCGGAGATCCCGATGCCGATGCAGACGGCGGCGATCCAGGCGTTGTTCGTCCACACCACGGCCGCGAAGCCGAGGCCCGGGTCGTAGTAGGAGGCGAACGCCTCGTCGACGTACTGCTGGCGCTGCGCGGGCGTGCCCATCGCGGCGAGCGCGTCGGCGTCGGTGGCGACCCACCAGCCGGCGACGACGGCCACGAGCAGGAACGCCGTCATCACCGCGACGCTCCACCAGCGGATCCGGTAGAGCGCCGCGGGCAGCGAGAAGACGAGGAACCGCCGGACGTCGCGCCAGGCGGGCTCGTGGGTGCCGGCGATCGCGGACCGCGCGCGGGCCAGCAGCTGGGACAGCCGGGCCACGGTGTCCGGGTCGGGCGCGGCGGAGCGCACGGTGGACAGGTCGGTGGCGACCGCCTGGTACAGCCGCACCAGCTCGTCGGCCTCGGCCCCGTCCCGGACGCGGCGGCGGGTCAGCTCGTCCAGGCGCGCCCAGGCCGGCCGGCGCACGGCGGAGAAGGCGTCGAGGTCCACGCCGGATACCCTGCCACAGGACGCCCGGCGCGCAGGGCGGTGACGAGCGAGGGGAGCCCCGGTGGACGACGGCATCGTCATCGGCGAGGGCGTGCTGCTGGACGCCCGGCCGACGTCCGTGGTGAGCCGCCTGGGCGCCGCGCTCGTCGACCTGGTCGCCCTCGGGCTCGTGCTCCTGGGCCTGGTGCTCCTCGCGGTCAACGTCGTGACGATCGCCCCGAGCGACGACCTGATGCGGATCACCCTGGTCGTGACGATGGTGGTCATCACCGTGGTGCTGCCGACGACGGTGGACACGCTGACCCGTGGGCGGTCGCTCGGCAAGCTCGCGGTGGGGATCCGGGTGGTGCGGGACGACGGCGGGCCGATCCGGTTCCGGCAGTCGCTCGTGCGGGCGCTGGTCGGGATCCTCGAGCTGTGGGCGACGTTCGGCTCGGTCGCGCTCATCACGTCGCTGGTGCACCCGCAGGGCAAGCGGCTGGGCGACATGCTCGCCGGCACGTACGCGGTGCGGGTGCGCGGGCGCAAGCAGGCCGTCCCGGTCGTGACCATGCCGCCGTACCTGGCGGGGTGGGCGACGTCGGCGGACGTCGCGCGGCTGCCGGACGGGCTCGCGCTGTCGGTGCGGCAGTTCCTCGGCCGGGCGGCGGGGCTGCACCCGGGCTCGCGCGCCGCGCTGGGGCAGCAGCTCGCCGGCGAGGTCGCCCGCTACGTCGCCCCGGGTCCGCCGCCCGGGACGCACCCCGAGGCGTTCCTCGCGGCGGTGCTGGCCACGCGCCGGGACCGCGAGCTGGCCGCGAGCACCCGGTCGGCCGCCCGGGTCGCGCACGAGGCCGTCCTCCTGCAGCGGCTGCCGCACGGCGTGCCCGACCCGAGCCGCTGACCCCCGGCGTGCCCGCACCGGGTCGATCGACCCACTCCGTGGACACCCCGACGGGGCGGCGCGCACCCGCCGTACGGTGACCGCCGTCGGGGGGTCGTGACGCGACGACGCGAGGAGGAACGGTGCAGGCACAGCTCGACCAGGTCCTGGTGCAGGTGCTCGAGCGGAACCCGGGCGAGCCGGAGTTCCACCAGGCGGTCCGGGAGGTGTTCGCGAGCCTCGGTCCGGTGCTGGCGCGGCACCCGCAGTACGTGGACGCCGCCGTGCTGGAGCGGCTCTGCGAGCCCGAGCGGCAGATCGTGTTCCGCGTGCCGTGGGTCGACGACGCCGGCCGCGTGCGGATCAACCGCGGGTTCCGGGTCCAGTTCAGCACCACGCTCGGCCCGTCGAAGGGCGGCCTGCGGTTCCACCCGTCGGTGAACCTCGGCATCGTGAAGTTCCTCGGCTTCGAGCAGATCTTCAAGAACTCCCTGACCGGCATGCCGATCGGCGGCGGCAAGGGCGGTTCGGACTTCGACCCGCGGGGCCGCTCGGACGCCGAGGTGATGCGGTTCTGCCAGTCGTTCATGACGGAGCTGGCCCGGCACATCGGCGAGTACGTGGACGTGCCCGCCGGGGACATCGGCGTCGGCGGCCGGGAGATCGGCTACCTGTTCGGCCAGTACAAGCGCATGACCGGCCGGTACGAGTCCGGCGTGCTCACCGGCAAGGGCGTGAGCTGGGGCGGCTCGCTGGTCCGCACCGAGGCCACCGGCTACGGCGCCGTGCTGTTCGCCGAGGAGATGCTGCGGACCGCGGGCCAGTCGTTCGACGGGCAGCGCGTGGTCGTGTCGGGCTCCGGGAACGTCGCGATCTACGCGATCCAGAAGGCCCAGCAGCTCGGCGCGCACGTCGTGGCGTGCTCGGACTCCCGCGGCTACGTCGTGGACGAGAAGGGCATCGACCTGGCGCTCGTGCAGCAGGTGAAGGAGGTCGAGCGCGGGTCGCTCGCCGCCTACGCCGAGCGCCGCGGCGGCGCCGCGCGGTACGTCCCGGGCCGCCGGGTCTGGGAGGTCGGCGGCACGGTCGCGCTGCCCTGCGCCACCCAG contains:
- a CDS encoding RDD family protein; amino-acid sequence: MDDGIVIGEGVLLDARPTSVVSRLGAALVDLVALGLVLLGLVLLAVNVVTIAPSDDLMRITLVVTMVVITVVLPTTVDTLTRGRSLGKLAVGIRVVRDDGGPIRFRQSLVRALVGILELWATFGSVALITSLVHPQGKRLGDMLAGTYAVRVRGRKQAVPVVTMPPYLAGWATSADVARLPDGLALSVRQFLGRAAGLHPGSRAALGQQLAGEVARYVAPGPPPGTHPEAFLAAVLATRRDRELAASTRSAARVAHEAVLLQRLPHGVPDPSR
- a CDS encoding stage II sporulation protein M; this encodes MDLDAFSAVRRPAWARLDELTRRRVRDGAEADELVRLYQAVATDLSTVRSAAPDPDTVARLSQLLARARSAIAGTHEPAWRDVRRFLVFSLPAALYRIRWWSVAVMTAFLLVAVVAGWWVATDADALAAMGTPAQRQQYVDEAFASYYDPGLGFAAVVWTNNAWIAAVCIGIGISGIGPLYVLAQNAVNVGATGGMMAAHGSLDVFLTLIAPHGLLELTAIFVAGAAGLRLCWTWVDPGGRPRGRALAEEGRSTITVAIGLVGALALSGLVEGFVTGSSLPWWLKIVVGAVALAAFWTYTIALGRRAVREGETGDLEEDAAGYAVAVAG
- the gdhA gene encoding NADP-specific glutamate dehydrogenase — translated: MQAQLDQVLVQVLERNPGEPEFHQAVREVFASLGPVLARHPQYVDAAVLERLCEPERQIVFRVPWVDDAGRVRINRGFRVQFSTTLGPSKGGLRFHPSVNLGIVKFLGFEQIFKNSLTGMPIGGGKGGSDFDPRGRSDAEVMRFCQSFMTELARHIGEYVDVPAGDIGVGGREIGYLFGQYKRMTGRYESGVLTGKGVSWGGSLVRTEATGYGAVLFAEEMLRTAGQSFDGQRVVVSGSGNVAIYAIQKAQQLGAHVVACSDSRGYVVDEKGIDLALVQQVKEVERGSLAAYAERRGGAARYVPGRRVWEVGGTVALPCATQNELDEADARALVASGLVAVSEGANMPTTPEAVQLFQDAGVLFGPGKAANAGGVATSALEMQQNASRDSWSFDYTEDRLAAIMRNIHDRCASTADEYGAPGNYVVGANIAGFLKVADAMLALGVV